The Xanthocytophaga agilis DNA window GTCAAATCCAATGTTCCATCTTGAATTGATATTGCGACTATGTCCAAGATTCAGTAATTGCTGATATAAGCCGCCCTGAACATATTTCAGATAGGTATAAGGAGATTTTGTATCGTAGTACTTTATTTTATCAGGAGTTAATGCATACAGATCATATACATTCATACCAAAGTATGTACCAATTTGCGCAGGAGGCGCATAGAAAACAGGTCGTATGGCAGTTCCAAGGTTTCCCAGATCTACATATCGATTGTTATATCGGTTTACAAAATTGTAATTATGAATATTCTCCAGCAAAGTATCGATAGTATAGGTAGTATCCCGATTGGTAAGCAAGTCGCTTTCAAGTAAGAATCGGGATGTTTCAGGGCCATATACCTGTTTGGTAGAATCGTCCAGAATACTACTTCCCGTCCTGGATTTACGATCTTTGGAACCGGATAGTGGCCCACCTTTGCCTCCAGGAACTTGAGCCTGAGCTACATAACCAATAAACAGTAATAGAACCAGCTTATAGAGAAGCCGTGATAAAGCTTGTAATGAATTCACACACAAATGTACAGCAGAATTTTAATTTGGTAAGAAATTACCTGGAAAAAGGATAGTATTTTTCTGCGCAATTATCATGCCTTCATAAAGTGAAGGCATAACTTTTTTTCGCCGCAGAATTCGTCAGGTAAAATTTGGAGAATAAAATAAGAATAAAAATAATGCTACTATAATTTATTCAGTAGTGAGGATGCCTTTTCTTTAAATGGATCTGTAGATTGAGTTAATAATCGTAAATGTTCTTTAGCTTGGTTGGGCTCACTTTTTCGAAGATGAATTAAAGCCAGATACCATTCAGCCTGAGATACAAAACTACTGTTAGGATGTTTGACAACTTCCTGCATATACGCCTCTGCTTTATCGAGTTGGTTTACCTCTATACTTGCAATCCCTGCATAAAATAGAAAATCAGTGTGTTCTTTCCCCATCTGTGAAGCTTGTTCAAAATATTTGAGGGCATCTGCATAGCGTCCCTGTTCATATAGTTGTAACGCTTCTGTTCGTGAAGCAGGTCCTTCAACTGTATTTTGTAATGTATAGCCTATTACATTAGGATAGGGTTCATAATATTGGCTAAACAGCTTTTTATTATAGGCTCTAGTATATAGAAAATACCCTGTAGCAAATAAAACAGGCAGTAAGAGAAGAAAACAAACTTTCCAATTATTTTTTCGAATACTAGATAATGGAATCTCTGCATATGCCTCTTTTGCCTGGATTTCTGCCTCCAATTGTTGTAGTCGCTGCTTTAATTCCACACGGGAAAAGTGATTTTTTTTATTTGCTTCATTCATAAAAAAATAGATATCCAAAATACAAAACAGTCTACATTAGTTAGTTACCTTTTTGCGAAAAAGTAAACGTTAACTATAAACAAACTTGATTATCAATAGTTTATTTTTTTATTGAATTGTTTTTTTGATTCTGCTACCTTTAGCACATCAAAAATTCAAGCCCTATTTTCAGCTATCTTTATTTACATTTTCATGGTCCGCAGTTGCCTTTTTATTCTTTTGTCTTTTTGTGTTTTTGTTCAGTGCCAGCCAAATAGATCTGGTAAAGAAACCGTTGAAATCAATAATGATTCTCTTCAAGTTCAGCTTACTACAATTACAGATAGCATGCAGATTAGTTGGAGTACACTGATTGAATCAGATAATCTGAAAATACAACAAATTAAAGACCTCCTAAAAAATATATCTCAATCCTGTAAATATGACAAGGCTCTTTATACTCAATTACTAAACAAGGAGGAAACCCTTTTATCCAAACGTTATACAGATCCGGACTCACTAACAAATGATCAAATCGACTTTTATGATAGTGCAACAGATTCTCTACTAACAGACCTTACTTTATTTTATGAAAAAACTCATGCCACAACATGCTGTGTATCATGCGATTCACTAGAAAAGAGAATTGATAGCCTTACTAGTGAGGTAGCTACTCTACGTAGAAAGTATGACAATTATACAGAAGAATACAATGCGCTGATTATTCAACAGAAAGAAGCACTTTCGACTATTAAATCTGAATATAAAAATCTGAAGCCCAGACAACTTTTTTCCCCTATGTAATACAACTTACTTTAGTTAAACACAGACAAGTATAAGAACAGTTTCTACTATCAGGGATGGAAAGTGTATTCTATATTTTATCTGTATGTCACTTTAATTTTGTTTTAAAACTTACACAAAACTTATCTTTTTAACAGACTACAAACATCTTTATTTGGCTATTACATCTTTAACTCTGCTTTTATTTTGGACATTGTAAACACAGCCAAATTAATAGTGGGTTTTTCTGATACAAACAACATTTTTCTGAGTATATTTTAAAAATATCTTAGAATAGTAATATGTTTTTAAAATATTTTACCTTTGCAGCATTCTTCCTCAATGGGGAGCAGATAACTATTTATAACCAATACTGCGATACTGCGTATACATTTTTTAGATTGTTTTATTGCATACTATTCAACTTTCTTCATCAATTAACTCTTTAATTTAAGATCTTCGTATGGCTTATATCGAACCCGCGCCAATCAAAGACAAGGAAAATCCTCTGGAATCCATGATGTCACGATTTGACGCAGCGGCGCAACTTCTGGGTATAGATGAGCAAATGTATCATATACTCAAAGTACCTGCAAGACAGGTAATTGTAGGATTACCTGTAACAATGGATGATGGTACCATCAAAGTATTTGAAGGAATCCGGGTAATACATTCTAACATATTAGGTCCGGCCAAAGGTGGTATCCGCTTTGATCCGGATGTGACTCTGGATGAAGTACGTGCCTTAGCTGCCTGGATGACCTGGAAATGTGCAGTCGTAGACATTCCGTATGGTGGTGCCAAGGGAGGTATTGCCTGCAATCCACGTGCAATGTCTTCCGGGGAGATCGAGCGTCTAATGCGTGCTTATACCATTGCAATGCTTGATATATTTGGGCCGGATAAAGATATTCCTGCTCCAGATATGGGAACCAGCCCACGCGAAATGGCCTGGCTTATGGATGAATATTCTAAAGCAAAGGGTATGACAGTAACTGCAGTGGTGACTGGTAAACCTCTTGTATTGGGAGGCTCTCTGGGCCGGACAGAAGCCACTGGACGAGGAGTAATGGTAACGGCATTGGCCGCCATGGAAAAACTTCGGATTAACCCATATCGTTCTACAGGTGCTGTACAAGGGTTTGGTAACGTAGGCTCTCATACAGCTGCTCTATTACATGAGAGAGGAGTAACTGTACAGGCAATCAGTGATTTAAGTGGAGCTTATTTCAATGACAAAGGAATTAATATAACAGAAGCCATGCGGTATCGGGATACTCATGGGGGATCGTTAGAAGGTTTTGGCGGTGCTGAGAAGATTACCAATGATGAGCTGTTAACGCTTCCTGTAGATGTACTGGTTCCTGCTGCGAAAGAAGATGTAATTACAATGGAAAATGCATCCAGAATACAGGCTAAGATGATTATTGAAGGTGCTAATGGACCTACTTCTGCATCTGCTGATGCAGTAATCAACGAAAAGGGAATTCTGGTAGCTCCAGATATTCTAGCCAATGCAGGTGGTGTAACTGTCTCTTATTTTGAATGGGTGCAAAATCGCCTGGGCTATAAATGGACGCTGGAACGTGTCAATCGTCGTAGCGACAGAATTATGCGGGATGCTTTTGATAAGGTATATCAGACTTCACTGGATTTTAAAGTTTCTATGCGTATTGCTGCTTATATTGTAGCGATCAAGAAGGTATCTGATACATACAAATACAGAGGTGGCTATTAATAGAAGCCTTACCATCTTAAAACTAAAATGCTCCGGTAGATTTTTACCGGAGCATTTTAGTTTTGGAAGAATTCAACTTTACTCTATCAACTTTGCATGAATCTGCATAATCTCTTCATCTCCAAAAAGTATTTTCTTTGTGGTTTTAATTTCATAATTCGCCAGATAAACATTGTTCTGGTCAGAGGTCTGAAAATCTAATGAAAGAAGCTTTTCAGACTTGTACAGATAATTATTCTGAGCAATAACACCTTCCATTCTGGCTATCTGAGAAGAACCAGAAGCAAACTGTATCTTCAAATGCTGCACTACCGAGTTCTTTCCAGATTTGAGGGTATATAAACGTACACCAGGTGCAGGAGACGTCACACTGTAATTATCTTGCAGTCCAGCTTTACTAATATCCAACTCTCTGAAAATAGCTAATTCTTTTCCCCAATCTACATATTTAATGCGCTGATTCTCAGTTTGTCCATCTACGAATATTTCCTTGTTTACTACAGGTTTTACAGAATCCAGCAATGAAATCTGCATGTCAATAAGTGTATCAACACTGACAAATTCAGCAGAAGAAGGAGAAGTTTTAACAGAAGGACTTCCACAAGCCCACAAACAGCAGGTACTTAACCCAAGAAATATTATCTTTTTCAACACAGTCAGTATGATAAATAATATAAGTATTCTATCGGAAAGCTCTGTCGAAGGTATACTTTCCAAGGTGAATTCAGAAAGTATACCTTTCTATACTATCTTTTAGGAGATCAGAATATTTCCTGTCATCTCAGCAGGAATATCTACTCCTATAAGTGTTAAAATGGTAGGAGCCAGATCACCTAATTTTCCATCCTTCAGAGTTCCTTTGAAATCATTGTCTACTAATATACAGGGTACTGGATTTGTAGTATGGGCAGTATTTGGTGTGCCATCAGGATTAACCATACAATCAGAATTACCATGATCAGCAATAATGATTGACGTATAGCCATTCTCTAAAGCTGCTTTTACTACAGCTTCTGTACACTGGTCTACTGCTTCACAGGCTTTCACTGCTGCCTCAAACACTCCTGTATGACCAACCATATCTGCATTAGCAAAGTTCAGACATACAAAATCTACTTCTTTTTTCTGCAATTCCGGAATGATAGCATCTCTGAGTTCAAATGCACTCATTTCTGGTTTCAGATCATAGGTAGCCACTTTAGGAGAGGCACACATCAAGCGTTTTTCACCTTCAAATGGCTCTTCACGCCCACCAGAGAAGAAGAAGGTAACATGCGGATATTTTTCTGTTTCAGCAATCCGGATTTGTTTTTTGCCCGCTTTTGATAATACTTCCCCCAGTGTATTATTCAGGTTATCCTTATCAAAAATAACTTTAACATTCTGGAAGGTGTCATCATAATTTGTCATTGTCACATAATACAGATCCAGTTTTTCCATTTGAAAGTCAGGAAAATCCTGTTGAGTCAATACCTGAGTGATTTCTCTTCCACGATCAGTACGGAAATTAAAGCACAATACTACATCTCCTTTTTCTATCAAGCCTACAGGTTTTTCGTCTTTATCTGTAAGAATAATTGGCCGGATAAACTCATCTGTTACACCGCTTTCATACGATTTACGAATACCTTCTAACGGATCCTGTACATTTACCCCAACTCCTTTGGTCATAGCATAGTAAGCTTGTTTTACACGACCCCAGCGCTTATCCCGATCCATTGCATAGTAACGACCCGTAATAGTAGCTACTTTTCCGGTTGATGTACTCAGGTGATTTTGGAGATCTTCCATATATGCCAGCCCTCCTTTGGGATCAGTATCCCGACCATCCATAAAAGCATGAATGAATACATCTGAAAGACCATACTTGTGAGCAATGCTACATAGCCCCTTCAAATGATCAATATGAGAGTGAACGCCTCCATCAGAAACCAATCCGATAAAATGGACTTTCTTTCCATTATTTTTTGCATAATTTAATGCTTCTACCAATACAGGTTCATTGTCTAGTGTATGTTCTTCAACTGCTTTGTTTACTTTTACCAGATCTTGGTAGACTACTCTCCCAGCACCAATATTCATATGTCCTACTTCACTGTTTCCCATCTGACCTTCTGGTAATCCTACT harbors:
- a CDS encoding tetratricopeptide repeat protein, with product MNEANKKNHFSRVELKQRLQQLEAEIQAKEAYAEIPLSSIRKNNWKVCFLLLLPVLFATGYFLYTRAYNKKLFSQYYEPYPNVIGYTLQNTVEGPASRTEALQLYEQGRYADALKYFEQASQMGKEHTDFLFYAGIASIEVNQLDKAEAYMQEVVKHPNSSFVSQAEWYLALIHLRKSEPNQAKEHLRLLTQSTDPFKEKASSLLNKL
- a CDS encoding Glu/Leu/Phe/Val dehydrogenase encodes the protein MAYIEPAPIKDKENPLESMMSRFDAAAQLLGIDEQMYHILKVPARQVIVGLPVTMDDGTIKVFEGIRVIHSNILGPAKGGIRFDPDVTLDEVRALAAWMTWKCAVVDIPYGGAKGGIACNPRAMSSGEIERLMRAYTIAMLDIFGPDKDIPAPDMGTSPREMAWLMDEYSKAKGMTVTAVVTGKPLVLGGSLGRTEATGRGVMVTALAAMEKLRINPYRSTGAVQGFGNVGSHTAALLHERGVTVQAISDLSGAYFNDKGINITEAMRYRDTHGGSLEGFGGAEKITNDELLTLPVDVLVPAAKEDVITMENASRIQAKMIIEGANGPTSASADAVINEKGILVAPDILANAGGVTVSYFEWVQNRLGYKWTLERVNRRSDRIMRDAFDKVYQTSLDFKVSMRIAAYIVAIKKVSDTYKYRGGY
- the gpmI gene encoding 2,3-bisphosphoglycerate-independent phosphoglycerate mutase → MNKKVILIILDGWGIASDSKVSAIDQAQTPFMDSLYPKYKHSKLNTSGLEVGLPEGQMGNSEVGHMNIGAGRVVYQDLVKVNKAVEEHTLDNEPVLVEALNYAKNNGKKVHFIGLVSDGGVHSHIDHLKGLCSIAHKYGLSDVFIHAFMDGRDTDPKGGLAYMEDLQNHLSTSTGKVATITGRYYAMDRDKRWGRVKQAYYAMTKGVGVNVQDPLEGIRKSYESGVTDEFIRPIILTDKDEKPVGLIEKGDVVLCFNFRTDRGREITQVLTQQDFPDFQMEKLDLYYVTMTNYDDTFQNVKVIFDKDNLNNTLGEVLSKAGKKQIRIAETEKYPHVTFFFSGGREEPFEGEKRLMCASPKVATYDLKPEMSAFELRDAIIPELQKKEVDFVCLNFANADMVGHTGVFEAAVKACEAVDQCTEAVVKAALENGYTSIIIADHGNSDCMVNPDGTPNTAHTTNPVPCILVDNDFKGTLKDGKLGDLAPTILTLIGVDIPAEMTGNILIS